Proteins encoded by one window of Triticum urartu cultivar G1812 unplaced genomic scaffold, Tu2.1 TuUngrouped_contig_6427, whole genome shotgun sequence:
- the LOC125530598 gene encoding uncharacterized protein LOC125530598 encodes ATARDAPTEDEEVKLSLVARVGKVLFQPGPSGGPVSLDSVRDAAKAGAEGSRSQVRKSFYTNLPGKCVDEIGMYIGKLTDLKFDSSKKHYHVKVFDKQRSDTTMSCKCTVQEDGKLVIHKVELNQIRQLVEDISCLSKDFDLRLMLRTKRILKNIDPEVENAIKSLVSSAIVDPDAKGGLKWPLGNESIGERFSIVGVWHTSYSAFRNKTLRLKLRCADRFDHRSSTGEISNEVTFKLTGISERLQDGNEEVDTLKGMLDSAVQMIWDTVLSYKIKP; translated from the exons CGGACCTAGCGGCGGACCCGTCTCCCTGGACTCTGTCCGCGACGCAGCAAAAGCAGGGGCAGAAGGATCGAGGAGCCAGGTCCGTAAATCGTTCTATACGAATTTGCCCGGCAAGTGTGTGGATGAGATTGGGATGTATATTGGGAAGCTGACGGATCTGAAGTTCGATTCATCAAAAAAGCACTACCATGTCAAG GTGTTTGACAAGCAGCGAAGTGATACGACGATGTCTTGCAAATGCACCGTGCAAGAGGATGGGAAGCTTGTGATCCACAAG GTTGAATTGAACCAGATACGGCAGCTGGTGGAGGACATATCCTGCCTGTCCAAAGATTTTGATTTAAGGCTGATGTTGCGTACAAAAAGGATCCTGAAGAACATAGAC CCTGAAGTGGAAAATGCCATAAAGAGCTTAGTGTCTTCAGCTATTGTTGATCCTGATGCCAAAGGGGGACTTAAATGGCCACTTGGGAATGAGTCGATTGGTGAGAGGTTCAGCATAGTTGGGGTGTGGCATACAAGCTATAGTGCTTTCAGGAATAAAACCTTAAGGTTGAAGCTCAGGTGTGCTGACCGGTTTGACCACCGGAGCTCCACTGGAGAGATTTCCAATGAAGTTACCTTCAAACTAACTGGCATATCTGAGAGACTGCAG GATGGGAATGAAGAGGTGGACACTCTGAAGGGGATGCTGGACTCTGCGGTGCAGATGATCTGGGACACTGTTTTGAGCTACAAGATCAAGCCTTGA